Below is a genomic region from Methanomicrobia archaeon.
CTGGTGAAGGAGTACCTAAGCCTTATAAACGAGGAGGTGAATTGATGTTCGAAGCACATACCGGTAAGGGGGGATACCTATCGGTCAAATGGGCGTTTAGTAAATTATAGGGTGATTTAGTAAGGGTGTTTTTCAAAATCCTCAGTATTTATGTCGATCCTCGTAGAGCTGGAGAAAGATATCGAGGAGTTACAGGAAAAGGTAAAAGAACTGGAGGAGCGGAGTACCCACTCCTCAGATAGTTAGTCAGAACTGAGTTCAGGATCCGTTAACCTTGAACGTGCCTTTACTTTGGTACGAGTCCCTCAAAGGTCTTTGTTACGTCGCCCAGTAGCTTCTTCTCTTCGGTACTCAGGTTCGGTGATACCTGCAAACCTTTCAACACGCCGATTGCCTCGATCGTCTTGTTAATCTGCTCTGCAGGTGTTACCTGCTCCGCTGCTTTCTTCGCTCGCTTCGTTGCACGCTTGTGCTTCATCCTTACATGCCGTGCCAGATCAAGGGGCTTCTCGAACTTCTCACCACAATATTTGCATTTATATTCTGCCATAATAGCACGACATAGATCGCGTCTATATAAATATAGTTGCTATTTTATCTCAAATTGGCATCTGAAACCACTTTGGAAAGTAGTAAAGTAAGAGCAACTTATCGTCTACCTCGTTAAGGTCACCTTTTACAGTCAGCTTACTTACTTGGTTCTTGGCTATATTAAGCCCCACAGCAGAAAAATACCCGCCACTAGTAAGAAAAGAGGCTGAGAAGAACCACTCAGTATTTCCTATTGGCATAGATATATCATTGTTTCACAATATTCGCCGCTACACGTGACGGGGTCCAATTCGTCTCCTTGTGCAGCGAGCACCGTGATCGTTGCGATCACTGCCAGATTCCTCTTACTTTTTCTCTTCCTGCTTCAAATATCCTAAAAAAGAGCTCCGTACCTGCTCACGGGGACATAACCAATGCACACTAAGATAACCCCGTCCGATGCACTACTACCTCCGGGAGCACTCGCGACAGCCGCACGTAAGACAGTACCCCGGCGGGCTAAGGGCAAGGTGGTCGTTTCGTGGACCGGTGGCAAGGACGGCTGTTTTGCCGGTTACCAAGCGCTGCTGAACGGCTTTGAGGTCACTTATCTCTTGAATTTCAAGGATCTGAAGAAGGCCGCACCGCATAACCTGAACAAGGACTTATTGTTCGCGCAATCAGAAGCGATCGGGATCCCTTTGCTGTACAGCGGTTTTGTCTCCTTTGAGGCTGAATTCAAGAGGGTGGTCCGCGATTTGAATTCGAGCGGTGCCGGAATAGATGGTGCGGTATTTGGCCATATAGCCATGCATGAGCATCTGGTGACCAGGATTTGCGCTGAGTTGGGCCTGACCCTGTACGTGCCGTTCTGGAAACATAATACCGAGCAGCTCCTGAGCGAGTTCATAGACGCGGGCTTTGAGGCGATCATCGCAAGCACGAAGGCCGATATGCTCGGTGAGGTCTGGCTGGGCAGGAAACTGGATAGCGATTTTCTGCATGATCTCCGAAGCATGAAGCCGACCATCGATCCCTGTGGCGAATACGGCGAATTCCATACGTTTGTCATTGACGGTCCCCTCTTTAAGAATCGCATAGCGATACATGAGACCGAGAAACGCCTGGAGAACGGGTATTGGTTCCTCGATATCACCGACTATTCGATCGAACGTAAAGCATGCTGAGGCCTGAGGTCGTGGGAAGGTCTAAAAAGGAAACAGCTAAGAAATAATCAAAGGCAAGTGGTTGTTGGGCG
It encodes:
- a CDS encoding diphthine--ammonia ligase — its product is MHTKITPSDALLPPGALATAARKTVPRRAKGKVVVSWTGGKDGCFAGYQALLNGFEVTYLLNFKDLKKAAPHNLNKDLLFAQSEAIGIPLLYSGFVSFEAEFKRVVRDLNSSGAGIDGAVFGHIAMHEHLVTRICAELGLTLYVPFWKHNTEQLLSEFIDAGFEAIIASTKADMLGEVWLGRKLDSDFLHDLRSMKPTIDPCGEYGEFHTFVIDGPLFKNRIAIHETEKRLENGYWFLDITDYSIERKAC